The following are encoded together in the Daphnia magna isolate NIES linkage group LG8, ASM2063170v1.1, whole genome shotgun sequence genome:
- the LOC123475621 gene encoding uncharacterized protein LOC123475621, which produces MIYCFIIGCQNGKKKICAKPANDNPKKVVFFQPPKDEVLRNVWVKNIPNNGKELKISSYVCDEHFLDHDINKYSETVINGSIHRVEWKRWKLKSGAFPQIFPVSTEENPVKKRKPPLARKPLGNISNYHGHFPSQITSAVKKVKANAVTKTKVCNTQTKDTPTEGPVTVYEDINNEVIEVAAVCNVTGNMSVLEAVKENENSTFSPNDIRNIKLPSTTWRIGSLKDGLLNFFNIEEKKQSVAIQKLLSVDFNRRFYTKTIINRELTDIEENTNTFTSLAQIEEVLLNLHNARICPGIVHDPLKYPTTENLVRNGQLLHGIWRWNKCSLLISECGKMTHCKFCKMLKKALQMQFNRHKKIKLHTKINHTFLSMKQLSRKIVVKAKREAQLKFQLKKKKEENMVVLTYIKQNY; this is translated from the exons tgggaaaaaaaagatttgtgcCAAGCCTGCAAATGACAACCCGAaaaaagtagttttttttcaACCACCAAAAGATGAAGTATTGAGGAACGTATGGGTAAAGAATATCCCAAACAATGGAAAGGAGTTAAAGATTTCATCATATGTGTGTGATGAGCACTTTCTAGACCATGATATCAACAAATATTCTGAAACAGTTATTAATGGTTCAATCCATCGAGTTGAATGGAAAAGGTGGAAATTGAAAAGTGGAGCTTTTCCACAAATCTTTCCAG TGTCAACCGAAGAGAATCCagtgaaaaagagaaaaccaccTCTCGCAAGAAAACCACTTGGTAACATAAGCAATTATCATGGACATTTCCCTTCTCAAATTACAAGTGCtgttaaaaaagtaaaagctAATGCTGTTACTAAGACTAAAGTTTGCAATACACAAACAAAAGATACACCTACAGAAGGTCCTGTTACAGTTTATGAAGACATAAATAATGAAGTCATTGAGGTTGCAGCTGTGTGTAATGTCACAGGTAATATGTCAGTTCTAGAGGCTGtcaaggaaaatgaaaactcaACATTTTCACCTAATGACATTCGAAATATCAAGCTACCCTCAACAACTTGGAGAATTGGATCCCTAAAAGACGGATTGCTTAATTTCTTTaacattgaagaaaaaaaacaaagtgttgcaattcaaaaattgcTTTCCGTTGATTTCAATAGACGCTTTTACACCAAAACAATCATAAATCGAGAGCTTACAGATATTGAAGAGAATACCAACACTTTTACATCACTAGCACAAATTGAAGAAGTTTTGTTAAATCTTCACAATGCAAGAATATGTCCTGGCATCGTCCACGATCCTTTAAAATACCCAACTACAGAAAACTTGGTTCGAAATGGTCAGCTGCTGCATGGAATTTGGAGATGGAATAA ATGCAGCCTCCTAATTTCTGAATGTGGCAAGATGACGCACTGCAAATTCTGCAAGATGTTGAAGAAAGCTTTACAAATGCAGTTTAACAGACACAAGAAAATTAAACTGCACACCAAAATCAACCACACATTTTTGAGCATGAAACAACTATCCCGAAAAATCGTTGTTAAGGCCAAACGTGAAGCCCAACTTAAGTttcaattaaagaagaaaaaagaagaaaatatggtAGTTTTAACATACATTAAACAAAACTATTAA